GTATGTGTAGCCTCATAAAGACGCACTAATTAGTTTTCTTTATCAAATGCATTTTCCCAGCAATGCATCCAATAATAGTGAGCAAACATGATCGCATAATCATCCTCAAGGGGATTTTTATACAACAGGCATGGAGTGGCAAAGCAACTCCAACTGATCTTTTATATTATAAGGTAGAACCAACAACGAAATTGCTAATTCACGTGAAAAAACCATGTAATAATTTCAACAAAAGATAACATATATGGGTATAAATCAAATGCGAAGACTTTGAGAAAAAATAGCAGATAAACTGACCTGCACATCATGAACATGCAACCCTCCGATTTTTCCACATAGAACTTACAATTGGGGCATCTTCTCCATTGTTTCTGCTGCGCAAGGTTCTTCAACATGACAGCTTCCTTTTCCCTCTCATCCTTATTCAACTTCTGAAATTCTTCGCACTCAATCTCCTCGTGCCAAGGAACCTTGCACTGGGCACAGAACATTCTCCAACAATTGAGGCACTGTGATTGCCTTATAACCTCTTTCCCATCATCAATCAACATAGCAGAGCAATCCTTATAGGGACAATAAAACTTCTCAGACCCAAGAATCACACTCTCACACAACACACTTCCCCACCTATCAAACACCTCAGGGGGCAGAATTGGTCGACAATACTCGGCCTCTAGCAATCCTTTACAATCAGGAACAGGGCACCTAATGTTTGTGATGTTCTCTTGAAGCTTTGAGGCCACGTAGTTGACCGTACAGTCAGTACAATAACCATGGCTGCAATTTTCTACCCCAAACAACTGGTTTCCGGGCTTGGTTTCAACACAGATTTCACAAACAAAAGATGGGTTTTCATTGGAATTGGAAGATTGCCCAGCTTCGGTCACAGAAGGACCCGTAAAGGGCTTTGTTCGTTTTCCGAAGGGGGTGTTTGAGGGTTTAAACCTAAGAATTCTAAGCTCATCGTCATCGTCGTAAAAGTCTAGAGTTTCATCAGAAAGGTCGATAAAGTTACCTGCTTTGATCGATTGAAGGCCTCTTTCCTCTTCCAAGTGCTCTGCTGAGCGCTTCAGTGAAATGGATGTGAAGCAACAGGCATCGTCGTCTTCAATGTTCACGATCTCAATTTGGGACTGAGGCTGAGACTGAGAGTGAGCCACTGTTCTCTCCATCTTAGGTTTCCTTGTTCTCATTGGAAACTTGTCGCTGAGATTGAGACGCTTTCGGACTCTCTCTCTGCAATTTCAATTTGAGTagtcttcctcttccttaATGTGCACGCTACTCTTGTTAATTATGGTTAACTCTTTAAATTCTACAATGGTGGTGACGCAGACGATTATACAGTCCTGGGATCTCTTTTTAATCAACGACAATTAATCAAGCACaatgttattattttattggttACATATTCTGGGTTGGATTCTGGCCAATCAACCTAAAAATTGCTATTCTTTTAtaaaaggcttattatcacaaaacgtccctaaggtttacgaaactatcagattgcatccttaatgtttttttgtgtcacttatggtcctcaaggttagtatgtgcaatcacaaatggtccctgacgttaggttctgtcaaaaactctgttagtttgctgacgtggcatacatatatatcacaaaacatccctgaggtttacacacttatcacaaatggtccttacgaatttattttttttttaaatttaaaattcataaagttttggttttctttttaaaattatttataaatgaaaaaacaatttatagaaggattttaatcttgaggaccatttatgaatcctaaacctttagtttttttttcatttttaaattttatgaattttaaattattttttaaaaacttcattagtttgttgatgtggcatatatatgaagcccacatctacaataatatagtgtcacatgtatttaaaatttaatatatattttaaaataattataattcataaaattttaaaaagaaaacaaaaattttatgaattttaaattaaaaaaatttcgtaaggaccatttgtgataggtgtgtgaaccttaaggatgttttgtgatatacatatatgccacgtcagcaaactaacggagtttttgacggaacctaacggcagggaccatttgtgatcatgtatgctaactttgaggaccacgaatgacaaaaaaaaacattaaggatgcaatctgatagtttcgcaaactttaaggacgttttgtgataataagcctttatAAAAACTACAGAAAAGACAGGAATTCTTGCCGTGCTTTGTGGAGTGTGACACATCGTGatagaatgaagggggaagaGGAAGGAGGATTTTCTCATACATGCTATGTCAAGGTGTCATGTAGAATCAAATTCGAGACCATTAGTATATAAGTTAAGATTCTTTTTTCGTTGGACTAAACCTCACTAGCAAGCATTCACGAATATTACTTGACATGTgtgtaaaaataatacataaaaaaagataaaaataaaaattaccaCACACATGTCAAACTGGTGTGACACATCCACATAGAAATCTAAGGATTAATGAATGTTGCTTGACACAAGtgcaataaataatttatctaacgcaaaaaaaataacaaaacaaaacacttCTACACACATGTCAAACTTTTATTGATAAGAATGTAAGAGAGAAGACAAGTATTTTCCTTATAATATGAGTTCATTGGTAACAAATTATTtgatcaatttatttatttatttattttaaaattctacAAAGCtacttttataataaaaaaataattcatataCAACAAAGTTACGATATTATAATGAATTAGCGTCAATTAGGTATCAAACTCACAACAAATTTGTATCCATCATTGCATTCATTTCATTCAATCTGTGAATCTCCTCTAATTATGTGAAAACAACCACCACTAGCGTGCCAAtattttccttatgccatcttcTCTTCTCAAATTATATGAAGTACTTTTGTTTAAAGtaactttatttatatgaaagATAGACACATGAAAGactctttgtttgttttttttaaattaatggGGAATAAAACATGCATTCTTTAATCCACTTTGTCTccctttattttataaaaaccttCCCACACCAATGCAAACGCAGTCTAATTCAAAATCTCTACCTCACAAGCAAAAAGTGACTTTATATGGTAGACTTATTTTTTGGTAAGGACAATGATTCCCTCATTGTTCGTACTCGTTGCTCACTAGTGCAACCCATTCAGAAGTAGACAcgtgtttttctttcttaatctaaatatatatttcatttcacaacattatttTCTCAGTTGAATgctattttgtctttttatttttggtttaactttcctatttaatttttattcccCAAATAAAGCAAGTCATTCTGTCCCAAGTGGCTGAAGTTGGGGTTCTTTTTCAAGAGGCATGTGGAGAGGCTGTGATtgaggcaaaaaaaaaaagttaagaaaaaaaaatgaaaactgaaaTGTATTTTtggaataagaaaaaaaaaatcaaacacgTGTCTGTTGATCAAGCC
Above is a genomic segment from Prunus dulcis chromosome 7, ALMONDv2, whole genome shotgun sequence containing:
- the LOC117636121 gene encoding probable E3 ubiquitin-protein ligase RNF144A-A, with the translated sequence MRTRKPKMERTVAHSQSQPQSQIEIVNIEDDDACCFTSISLKRSAEHLEEERGLQSIKAGNFIDLSDETLDFYDDDDELRILRFKPSNTPFGKRTKPFTGPSVTEAGQSSNSNENPSFVCEICVETKPGNQLFGVENCSHGYCTDCTVNYVASKLQENITNIRCPVPDCKGLLEAEYCRPILPPEVFDRWGSVLCESVILGSEKFYCPYKDCSAMLIDDGKEVIRQSQCLNCWRMFCAQCKVPWHEEIECEEFQKLNKDEREKEAVMLKNLAQQKQWRRCPNCKFYVEKSEGCMFMMCRCKTAFCYRCGKILKANHGHNCPNCRGR